The following DNA comes from Sparus aurata chromosome 3, fSpaAur1.1, whole genome shotgun sequence.
TCACCACACCGGGGGAGGAGCCACAAGGGGTTAAAGGAGGTCACTCCGTGATGTCACACAGGGTCAGagggtgtttttaaaaaaaaagatttttatttagTTGATTTTTATTCACACCGATTATAAACTTTACAAGTAATTTCTGACAGTAATAGAGACGACATGAACTAACGCTGATACGTGTGTGTTGGTTGTGTGTCGTGCCGTCAGGAGGACCGGGACGCCCACGAGGAGCTGGCCCGAGCGCTGGCCCGAGGCCTCCAGCTGGACATCCACGGCTCCAGCAGAGACTCCCTGCAGGGCTCCAGCGGCTACAGCAGCCAGACCAACACCCCCTGCTGCTCCGAGGACACCATCCCCTCACAAGgtgcacaacacaacacaacacaacacaactcaactcaactcaacacaacacaacacaacacaacacaacacaacgtTTTGCTGCAATAGTTTTCAATTTAAAGTTCCCTTTTTTCAGATCTGAAAACGTGGGAAAAAATCAATTGTAAAAAATCAGgacaaaaattttttttttggtccatgTGTGAAATCAAGTTGGGAAAATGTTttaggagattttttttcattaataaaaaagttaaatttcacacatgaggaaataaaaaatcaaagattaaattaaaaaaattaaaaaaagcttttacacaaaaaatcctgaaaaaaaagtttatgtgagagaaaaaacaaaattcttggaaaaaaaatgttttggctcAGTTTCATccttttaaacatttcagaggaattttttgttttcagtttaacaaatggaaaaaaaaaagtctccctggtaaacaacaacaacatcgacaacaacaacaaaacaacacatgaacaaGACCAAAAACAGATGGAATCATGAGGGGCTTGATGGGATTGGGGCCCAAGTTATGAATTTGTTTAATTCATAACTTCTcaaattacaaaaagaagaTAGAAAACAAGATAGATCAAACAGAGGAAATGTATCACCAGAAAAAAACTAATCATCACTCAGGGCTTCTGTAGTCGGCCTCTGTGCCCgggcaaaataaaacaaatgtttaaaacgTTTCACCAACTCAAATATTTCCACCATTTTTAAATCTTCGTCTCTCAGATGTTTAGTCGTGCTGAGCAGTAATTTGAACTGTTTCTGTCTCCGTAGTGTCCGACTGTGACTACTACTCTGTGGGGTTGGATCAGGACGGCGAGCAGCAGCAGTCGTCAGACTTTGATAAATCCTGCACCATCCCCAGAAACAGCGACATCAGTCAGTCCTACCGCCGGATGTTCCAGTCCAAACGTCCCGCCTCCACCGCCGGGCTGCCCTCCAACCCCTCTGCCATTATCACCCCGGGGGTCGCCACCATCCGACGGACGCCGTCCTCCAAACCCAACCTGCGACGACCCTCTGGTGGGCTTAACTTGGGCCCCATTCCCATCAAGCCCCCCATGATCCCGGTCAAGACTCCCACTGTGCCCGATCATCCGGGCTTCCCCAGCAGGGCGGCGTCAGAGGACGGGAACACACCCAGAACCCCGCTCAGCCCCCCGACCACCCCTCTGTCACCGGGCAGCAGCGGGACTTTGTCGCCGAGGTCGGTCCCATGGGAGGTGAAGCACCAGGGCGACGGGTCGGATCCTCCCACCCCACCGCCTCAGCCCGGAGGTCGGGTGTCCGAGTGGGAGCGCCGGCCTCTcccggagctcctggaggagacggAGTACAGCGAGGTGGAAGACTACCTGGTGGCGATCCGACGAGGCGTCAGGCTCAAGAGGGCGATCACCAACGATCGGTCGGCGCCGATTATCCACTGAGACTTGTCGGATTGACTGAGCCATTTTGCATCCCTGGCTGATTTTCAGCAAGAAGGGGCACAAAATGGTTACGCTAACGGAGCTACGACATCAAATGGACGCCGAGGATAAGAAGAGGAAGTTGCCCTGAGACTCTGATCGAGGATCGGTTATTAAATTGATCACGGAGCAGTGAGTTCAATACAGAAATGCCAAATTTTGATTTTAGGTTTAAACACTTGGCGCCGTCACTTTCCGGCCAGAGAGGAATCGTTTAACGAGGGACGACAACCTTTCGATTCGTGGATTTGAGAGGACTCGAATGAAGCTGAGTGTGGAGAGAGACGTCGCGAAGGAAACTGATACTCGTGGAAATcttgacacattttctttttgtggaaAAGTGACTGAAGCAATTTTCCTTTTGACAAGAAACCCCTTCATCCTCCTGTAACTCGTTCTCAGTCAGTATTACATGTGACTAATTCCAGTTCCCCTCTTAAAAATGTCTACTGGGAACTGATCTGAGATCATTTCCGCTGGGCAACTTCAGTATACGAGAGAAAAGCGTGTGAGGGAATGTGTTTGTGGCTCAAGTTCATTCTTGTAGCAGAAATTACTTAAATTAAAACATTGAATAGATGTTAACGTGTGAAGTGTTGGGATGAAGAGACGGTCGATGACGCAGAAGAAGATGAAACTGAATTGGAAGGAGTGATGGAAGTATTTTCAAAAAAAGATCAAATCATTATTTGTATGTACATATTaatgtgtttgtacattttctttgtcattcgTCCTTTAACGTCCCCGTAGTCTCCCATTTTCCACTGAAGGTGCCAAAAGCCCGTGTGCTGAATTtaacttaaaacatttctctaTTTAATTAAAACGATGCTGgattttctttctgtaaaaaACATAGTTTGGATGTCCGATAGAGAACGAAGCTTCTACGCAACCTGAAAGAGTATTTGTATACGTGAGGAAGCACCTTGAAGAGTGACACAACTAAAAGAGTTTCTTAGTTGTTACAGTTattaaaaccacaaacagtAGATCGACCTGCATGTTGTTAAAGTTTGCCCCCGGTATGAACAATCATTTTGGCGTTTAAATTAGATTAATAAGGACGGTGAAGTCCAACGGTTGCAGATCAGGAACGGTGGGCGCCAACAACTTGTAGATGAAGTCTGCTGTCAGCTGCACAGAACAGCATCCACTGTTTGATCATCGGAAGTTAAAAGTATTAGAAGTAAATTATTTGCTGCAGCGTTTATTCTCTGAAAtgagtgttttgaaaaaagtctAAATTCAACGTCGGACCTGATCTGGGACCTTGTTGGCCTCCACGACTGTTTACTGTTCAACTCTTAACCGACTTATATAGCAGCTGTTCTTCAGTCCATGGTAGTAATAGAGGTTGTTACGACAGGTTCCGTGTTACTACTTAGCTAGAGTTAACTGGAGTAATGTGGATTAGTGTTGGTCTGTTGTAGTGAAGCCAGTGTGCCGACGGTGAGGCGTATGTAGTTGGCACAGATGTGAACGGTTGAAGACGAGTCAAAGCTGAAGTATCGGGACAGCGAGCTGCAgttaatttatattattttgaCGTGTTAAATGTGCTCAAATGTGGATATCCTCAGATTTTGGGCAGATAAAACAAGAAATTTGACTTTTTCGATCTAGTGGTGGAAGATTAGTCCCGATACATAATTGGAAATGACCCAGAGGAACTACAGTGAGGTCTCTGTCTGTGCTAACTAGCCACCGAACACCAACAGTCCagtttataaagtgtttttCAGGTGGTTCAACACGTCCTCTGGCGGCCATTTTGGAGGTCTTTAGCTCTGTGACTCTCAACACAAGTctgatgtcattgttttgttcttttaatattaaaacaattatttagCCAATTTAAATTCATCATTTGGACACAAGCTAATGTAGGCTACAGCTTTTAGCAAAAGCTAGCATGGTAGCACAAGAACAAATCtaacttcttttgtttttctttttccagcatCAATGAATATTTCCAGTCATTTTACAACAAGATATCTAAAAAatcaaggaaaagaaaaatttCTGATTTTGCGTGCTAATTGTTAGCTAAAATCAATGTCTTATTGAAATGAATTGGCTTTGGACGCAAGCTAATGGCTAGCATTGACACCTAGCACAAGAGCAactaaaatacatcaattttttgttttaaatttgtaaACTAGCCAACATACAACAagaaactgtaactgtagcaCAAGAATATTTCTACAGACGATATTTTTGCTAACATTTTGGTTAAATCTTCGCCAAGAAAGAGACACAATTTTCAGATCGTTAGCTTGCGTATTGTTAGCATAATATCAACTGTAGCATAACAATCGATCTAATTAGTCAGACTTCCTTGATTGTTTGACATTAATGAACATTTCTACACACATAACAAGATATTTAGCTAACGGAGAGTCACATCTCTGCTGTAGACCTCCATCATGGTTCCGGATGAGGCCGATTTATCTGTGAGCCGCCTGAAAATCCTCCACTGAGCTGTGATCAAACCGTCGCCTGCTGCACACTGATATTCATGTACAactgcaacaaatatataaaCCTGTAATAGCCTAAATGTTGAATAACCCGATGAGCTGAGAGTCTTAACTTGTGTTAGCAGGTAATTAGCGTAAACGAGCTGAAATAGACAAAACTTCCCTGTTGCTACTAAACAGAGTCAAATTATTTATGTAGCCGATTTATTCAtttcaatgttttcatccattttGTGTCTTTACACATTTCTTAACTCACATCTGTCCTGTTGAGCATATAAACATAttaacaaatatatttaatatgcatgttgtctttttctttttttttagttaaacaaaaacaataggcTGCTTTTTTCTACTGGATCTAATGTTTTTCCCCTCCGTCGGTTCGGTTCTGTCGGACCTGAACGCGTTTTTTAGATGCTGCCTGTCGTCTGATCCGTCTcattaatgtttcatattttgtgcGACAGCAGTTTGACGCCGTGTATGATGACTGAATCCTGTCTGTTTtataccattttttttcccagcgcAGGTAAACGAATACGATCGTGTAGCTGAAGCGATAACAAGCGTATGAAGCCGAACGTTCGAAGCCTGCGAGGACtcagtaactgtgtgtgtgtttg
Coding sequences within:
- the LOC115578744 gene encoding protein MTSS 1 isoform X2, producing the protein MSMLGEITHLQTLTDDLKALTMDPHKLPASSEQVIVDLKGSECTWSYQTPPSSPSTTVSRKSSMCSSLNSVNSSDSRSSGSHCHSPTSHFRYRASSSSSSSVLPQQTPARLSSVSSHDSGFISQDAFQSKSPSPMPPESSQLSNGFEHHAALCLHGAVLQAQDSHLHPPYFTSSSSSTTTSPMSSPSYSSVSPTWPWSRSGSGQSGEFLPLGSLPSSRVPSWKDWAKPGPYDQSMVNTLKRSKDRRETTDPSSHHGADVTTPGEEPQGVKGGHSVMSHREDRDAHEELARALARGLQLDIHGSSRDSLQGSSGYSSQTNTPCCSEDTIPSQVSDCDYYSVGLDQDGEQQQSSDFDKSCTIPRNSDISQSYRRMFQSKRPASTAGLPSNPSAIITPGVATIRRTPSSKPNLRRPSGGLNLGPIPIKPPMIPVKTPTVPDHPGFPSRAASEDGNTPRTPLSPPTTPLSPGSSGTLSPRSVPWEVKHQGDGSDPPTPPPQPGGRVSEWERRPLPELLEETEYSEVEDYLVAIRRGVRLKRAITNDRSAPIIH
- the LOC115578744 gene encoding protein MTSS 1 isoform X6 encodes the protein MSMLGEITHLQTLTDDLKALTMDPHKLPASSEQVIVDLKGSECTWSYQTPPSSPSTTVSRKSSMCSSLNSVNSSDSRSSGSHCHSPTSHFRYRASSSSSSSVLPQQTPARLSSVSSHDSGFISQDAFQSKSPSPMPPESSQSVNEEPSSSSSSSSSPSHSEPRSGLQQDWAKPGPYDQSMVNTLKRSKDRRETTDPSSHHGADVTTPGEEPQGVKGGHSVMSHREDRDAHEELARALARGLQLDIHGSSRDSLQGSSGYSSQTNTPCCSEDTIPSQVSDCDYYSVGLDQDGEQQQSSDFDKSCTIPRNSDISQSYRRMFQSKRPASTAGLPSNPSAIITPGVATIRRTPSSKPNLRRPSGGLNLGPIPIKPPMIPVKTPTVPDHPGFPSRAASEDGNTPRTPLSPPTTPLSPGSSGTLSPRSVPWEVKHQGDGSDPPTPPPQPGGRVSEWERRPLPELLEETEYSEVEDYLVAIRRGVRLKRAITNDRSAPIIH
- the LOC115578744 gene encoding protein MTSS 1 isoform X5, whose amino-acid sequence is MTSSLCFLFHSSSSPLLLFLSSSSLLLLTCHDEPALTSLSCLFIFSSSWLPSVYLLCMALLRSCPLSAQSVNEEPSSSSSSSSSPSHSEPRSGLQQLSNGFEHHAALCLHGAVLQAQDSHLHPPYFTSSSSSTTTSPMSSPSYSSVSPTWPWSRSGSGQSGEFLPLGSLPSSRVPSWKDWAKPGPYDQSMVNTLKRSKDRRETTDPSSHHGADVTTPGEEPQGVKGGHSVMSHREDRDAHEELARALARGLQLDIHGSSRDSLQGSSGYSSQTNTPCCSEDTIPSQVSDCDYYSVGLDQDGEQQQSSDFDKSCTIPRNSDISQSYRRMFQSKRPASTAGLPSNPSAIITPGVATIRRTPSSKPNLRRPSGGLNLGPIPIKPPMIPVKTPTVPDHPGFPSRAASEDGNTPRTPLSPPTTPLSPGSSGTLSPRSVPWEVKHQGDGSDPPTPPPQPGGRVSEWERRPLPELLEETEYSEVEDYLVAIRRGVRLKRAITNDRSAPIIH
- the LOC115578744 gene encoding protein MTSS 1 isoform X7, yielding MSMLGEITHLQTLTDDLKALTMDPHKLPASSEQVIVDLKGSECTWSYQTPPSSPSTTVSRKSSMCSSLNSVNSSDSRSSGSHCHSPTSHFRYRASSSSSSSVLPQQTPARLSSVSSHDSGFISQDAFQSKSPSPMPPESSQDWAKPGPYDQSMVNTLKRSKDRRETTDPSSHHGADVTTPGEEPQGVKGGHSVMSHREDRDAHEELARALARGLQLDIHGSSRDSLQGSSGYSSQTNTPCCSEDTIPSQVSDCDYYSVGLDQDGEQQQSSDFDKSCTIPRNSDISQSYRRMFQSKRPASTAGLPSNPSAIITPGVATIRRTPSSKPNLRRPSGGLNLGPIPIKPPMIPVKTPTVPDHPGFPSRAASEDGNTPRTPLSPPTTPLSPGSSGTLSPRSVPWEVKHQGDGSDPPTPPPQPGGRVSEWERRPLPELLEETEYSEVEDYLVAIRRGVRLKRAITNDRSAPIIH
- the LOC115578744 gene encoding protein MTSS 1 isoform X4, which produces MTSSLCFLFHSSSSPLLLFLSSSSLLLLTYHDELALLPLPLLLFLLLLLSSSSLLLLTCHDEPALTSLSCLFIFSSSWLPSVYLLCMALLRSCPLSAQSVNEEPSSSSSSSSSPSHSEPRSGLQQLSNGFEHHAALCLHGAVLQAQDSHLHPPYFTSSSSSTTTSPMSSPSYSSVSPTWPWSRSGSGQSGEFLPLGSLPSSRVPSWKDWAKPGPYDQSMVNTLKRSKDRRETTDPSSHHGADVTTPGEEPQGVKGGHSVMSHREDRDAHEELARALARGLQLDIHGSSRDSLQGSSGYSSQTNTPCCSEDTIPSQVSDCDYYSVGLDQDGEQQQSSDFDKSCTIPRNSDISQSYRRMFQSKRPASTAGLPSNPSAIITPGVATIRRTPSSKPNLRRPSGGLNLGPIPIKPPMIPVKTPTVPDHPGFPSRAASEDGNTPRTPLSPPTTPLSPGSSGTLSPRSVPWEVKHQGDGSDPPTPPPQPGGRVSEWERRPLPELLEETEYSEVEDYLVAIRRGVRLKRAITNDRSAPIIH
- the LOC115578744 gene encoding protein MTSS 1 isoform X3; translated protein: MTSSLCFLFLSSPPFPPPLPILSSSSSLLLLTYHDELALLPLPLLLFLLLLLSSSSLLLLTCHDEPALTSLSCLFIFSSSWLPSVYLLCMALLRSCPLSAQSVNEEPSSSSSSSSSPSHSEPRSGLQQLSNGFEHHAALCLHGAVLQAQDSHLHPPYFTSSSSSTTTSPMSSPSYSSVSPTWPWSRSGSGQSGEFLPLGSLPSSRVPSWKDWAKPGPYDQSMVNTLKRSKDRRETTDPSSHHGADVTTPGEEPQGVKGGHSVMSHREDRDAHEELARALARGLQLDIHGSSRDSLQGSSGYSSQTNTPCCSEDTIPSQVSDCDYYSVGLDQDGEQQQSSDFDKSCTIPRNSDISQSYRRMFQSKRPASTAGLPSNPSAIITPGVATIRRTPSSKPNLRRPSGGLNLGPIPIKPPMIPVKTPTVPDHPGFPSRAASEDGNTPRTPLSPPTTPLSPGSSGTLSPRSVPWEVKHQGDGSDPPTPPPQPGGRVSEWERRPLPELLEETEYSEVEDYLVAIRRGVRLKRAITNDRSAPIIH
- the LOC115578744 gene encoding protein MTSS 1 isoform X1, which produces MSMLGEITHLQTLTDDLKALTMDPHKLPASSEQVIVDLKGSECTWSYQTPPSSPSTTVSRKSSMCSSLNSVNSSDSRSSGSHCHSPTSHFRYRASSSSSSSVLPQQTPARLSSVSSHDSGFISQDAFQSKSPSPMPPESSQSVNEEPSSSSSSSSSPSHSEPRSGLQQLSNGFEHHAALCLHGAVLQAQDSHLHPPYFTSSSSSTTTSPMSSPSYSSVSPTWPWSRSGSGQSGEFLPLGSLPSSRVPSWKDWAKPGPYDQSMVNTLKRSKDRRETTDPSSHHGADVTTPGEEPQGVKGGHSVMSHREDRDAHEELARALARGLQLDIHGSSRDSLQGSSGYSSQTNTPCCSEDTIPSQVSDCDYYSVGLDQDGEQQQSSDFDKSCTIPRNSDISQSYRRMFQSKRPASTAGLPSNPSAIITPGVATIRRTPSSKPNLRRPSGGLNLGPIPIKPPMIPVKTPTVPDHPGFPSRAASEDGNTPRTPLSPPTTPLSPGSSGTLSPRSVPWEVKHQGDGSDPPTPPPQPGGRVSEWERRPLPELLEETEYSEVEDYLVAIRRGVRLKRAITNDRSAPIIH